Proteins from a genomic interval of Candidatus Tumulicola sp.:
- a CDS encoding enoyl-CoA hydratase-related protein produces MTYETLLIDRDGPVAIITINRPKVLNALNETVLSELSKAFDELEADTSVRAVIITGAGDRAFVAGADIGELAALPDEKAGAAKARQGHAVTHKMEHSRLPVIMAINGFALGGGLELAMAGDMRIASSNAKLGQPEVNLGIIAGFGGSQRLPRLVGPGMASYLLLTGEMIGAEEAKHANLVEKVVPPEELLNEAKRIAHVIASKGPLAIAATKKVIHKGLQTDLHAGLELEAEHFGKVVATADAKEGTKAFLEKRPAKFQGK; encoded by the coding sequence ATGACCTACGAAACGCTTCTCATCGATCGCGACGGACCGGTCGCCATCATCACCATCAACCGCCCGAAGGTGCTCAATGCGCTCAACGAGACCGTGCTCTCGGAATTGAGCAAGGCCTTCGACGAACTCGAGGCCGACACGAGCGTGCGCGCCGTCATCATCACGGGCGCCGGCGATCGCGCGTTCGTGGCAGGCGCCGACATCGGCGAATTGGCGGCGCTGCCCGACGAAAAGGCCGGGGCCGCGAAGGCGCGTCAAGGCCACGCGGTCACGCACAAGATGGAACATTCGCGATTGCCGGTCATCATGGCGATCAACGGCTTCGCGCTGGGCGGCGGCCTCGAACTGGCGATGGCCGGCGACATGCGCATCGCTTCGTCAAACGCCAAACTCGGTCAGCCCGAAGTCAATCTCGGAATCATCGCGGGCTTCGGCGGCTCGCAGCGCTTGCCGCGGCTTGTTGGCCCAGGCATGGCTTCCTATCTGCTTCTCACCGGCGAGATGATCGGCGCCGAGGAAGCCAAGCACGCCAATCTTGTCGAGAAGGTCGTGCCGCCGGAAGAATTGCTCAACGAGGCCAAGCGCATCGCCCACGTCATCGCCTCGAAAGGGCCGCTCGCGATCGCCGCGACGAAAAAGGTCATCCACAAAGGCCTGCAGACCGATCTCCACGCGGGTTTGGAGCTCGAAGCGGAGCACTTCGGCAAAGTCGTGGCCACCGCCGACGCTAAAGAAGGCACGAAGGCGTTCCTTGAAAAGCGCCCCGCCAAGTTCCAGGGCAAATAG
- a CDS encoding 3-isopropylmalate dehydrogenase has protein sequence MPKRYTIAVIPGDGVGPEVTAEGLKVLERASKLYDFAYQTKTYPFGADHYLATNEFMPPGQLDEFRKMDAILLGAIGDPRLPPGLVERGVIAATRFGLDLYINLRPIKLYAEHLCPIKGKTPADVDMVVVRENTEDLYTGMGGHFKKGTPDEVVIANQIFTRKGCERAVRYAFDLAVKRAKKKKLTLVDKANAIEVQQIWRRTVEEVSPDYPGIEYEFAYIDAACMWMIKNPESFDVMVTPNLFGDIITDLGAMVQGGMGVAASGNIHPGKVSLFEPIHGSAPKYKGKNVVSPIAAIGAVGMMLDYLGETAAANAIDATIGELLASKRIASLDASSGLSTSQIGDMVCAALAQPARVKQPTKV, from the coding sequence ATGCCCAAACGCTACACGATCGCCGTCATCCCTGGTGACGGCGTCGGGCCCGAAGTCACGGCTGAAGGGCTCAAGGTCCTGGAGCGCGCCTCCAAGTTATACGACTTCGCGTATCAGACCAAGACATACCCGTTCGGCGCCGATCACTATCTGGCGACTAACGAGTTCATGCCGCCCGGTCAGCTCGACGAGTTCCGAAAAATGGACGCGATCCTGCTCGGCGCGATCGGCGATCCGCGCCTGCCGCCGGGTCTGGTGGAGCGCGGCGTCATCGCCGCCACGCGCTTCGGGTTGGACCTGTACATCAATCTTCGCCCGATCAAGCTGTATGCCGAGCACCTGTGCCCCATCAAAGGCAAGACGCCGGCCGACGTCGACATGGTCGTGGTGCGCGAGAACACCGAGGATCTGTACACCGGCATGGGTGGACATTTCAAGAAGGGCACGCCTGACGAGGTGGTCATCGCCAATCAGATCTTCACCCGCAAGGGTTGCGAGCGCGCGGTGCGCTACGCGTTCGATCTCGCCGTCAAGCGCGCTAAGAAGAAGAAGCTGACGCTCGTCGACAAGGCCAACGCCATCGAAGTGCAGCAGATCTGGCGCCGCACCGTCGAGGAGGTCTCGCCCGATTATCCGGGCATCGAGTACGAGTTCGCCTACATCGACGCCGCGTGCATGTGGATGATCAAGAACCCGGAGTCGTTCGACGTCATGGTGACGCCGAATCTATTCGGCGACATCATCACCGATCTCGGCGCCATGGTGCAGGGTGGCATGGGTGTGGCCGCGTCGGGCAACATCCACCCGGGTAAGGTCTCGCTGTTCGAACCTATCCACGGTTCCGCGCCTAAGTATAAAGGAAAGAACGTGGTGAGTCCCATCGCGGCGATCGGCGCGGTCGGCATGATGCTGGACTACTTAGGCGAGACGGCGGCGGCCAACGCCATCGATGCGACCATCGGCGAGTTGCTGGCCAGCAAGCGCATCGCCTCGCTCGACGCGAGCAGCGGGCTTTCGACGTCGCAGATCGGCGACATGGTATGCGCCGCGCTGGCGCAGCCCGCACGAGTTAAACAACCGACAAAAGTGTAG
- a CDS encoding acetyl-CoA C-acetyltransferase — MKNGKAEIVIVNGARTPFGNFGGALRDVSAIDLAVVASKAAMERSGVAPEKIDQVIFGNVMQTSADGIYGARHVGLKSGCRVDVPALTVNRLCGSGLQAIISGAQQLLLGEATYVLAGGMENMSQAPHLIRGARWGLALGQGKLEDSLWEGLTDSYNNMPMAITAENLAERYEITRKESDEFSLRSQQRAAKATGEGFFKEEIVPVEAPGRKGPVVVDKDEGPRPDVTLEQLAKLPARFKKDGIVTPGSASGITDGAAAVVLTTARQAEKDGLSPLGRLVSWGVVGVDPDIMGIGPAFAIPQAAERAGMSIDQLDVVEINEAFAPQVLACVHALHLDEYKLNPNGGAISLGHPLGASGARLAYTLLHELRRKHKKYGAASACIGGGQGIASIVEAL; from the coding sequence ATGAAAAACGGAAAAGCGGAAATCGTGATCGTCAACGGCGCGCGAACGCCGTTCGGCAACTTCGGCGGTGCGCTGCGCGACGTCAGCGCCATCGATCTGGCGGTCGTCGCCTCCAAGGCTGCGATGGAACGCAGCGGCGTCGCGCCCGAGAAGATCGATCAAGTCATCTTCGGCAACGTCATGCAGACCAGCGCCGATGGGATCTACGGCGCGCGCCATGTCGGGTTGAAATCGGGCTGCCGCGTGGACGTGCCGGCGCTGACCGTGAATCGGCTGTGCGGCTCGGGCTTGCAAGCCATCATCAGCGGTGCGCAGCAGCTGCTGCTCGGCGAGGCGACGTACGTGCTCGCGGGCGGCATGGAGAATATGAGCCAAGCGCCCCACCTCATCCGCGGCGCGCGCTGGGGACTTGCGCTCGGTCAAGGGAAGCTGGAAGATTCGCTGTGGGAAGGCTTGACGGACAGCTACAACAACATGCCGATGGCGATCACCGCGGAGAATCTCGCGGAGCGCTACGAGATCACGCGCAAGGAATCCGATGAGTTCAGCCTGCGTTCGCAGCAACGCGCTGCCAAAGCGACGGGAGAGGGGTTCTTCAAGGAAGAGATCGTGCCGGTGGAAGCTCCGGGGCGCAAAGGCCCGGTCGTGGTGGACAAAGATGAAGGCCCGCGCCCGGACGTGACGCTAGAGCAGCTTGCGAAGCTGCCGGCGCGCTTCAAGAAGGACGGCATCGTGACGCCGGGCAGCGCCAGCGGCATCACGGACGGCGCGGCCGCGGTCGTGCTCACTACCGCGCGGCAAGCGGAAAAGGATGGGTTGTCTCCGCTGGGCCGGCTGGTGTCGTGGGGCGTGGTCGGGGTCGATCCCGACATCATGGGCATTGGGCCTGCCTTCGCGATACCGCAGGCGGCGGAGCGCGCGGGGATGTCGATCGATCAACTCGACGTGGTCGAGATCAACGAAGCATTCGCTCCGCAGGTGCTGGCATGCGTGCATGCCCTGCATCTGGACGAGTACAAGCTCAACCCCAACGGCGGGGCCATTTCGCTGGGCCATCCGCTGGGGGCCAGCGGGGCGCGCCTGGCGTATACGCTCCTACACGAATTGCGCCGAAAACATAAGAAGTACGGCGCGGCGAGCGCTTGCATCGGCGGAGGCCAAGGCATAGCAAGTATCGTCGAAGCTTTGTAA
- a CDS encoding 3-isopropylmalate dehydratase small subunit: MILKGTAHKYGKNVDTDVIIPGRYCNLIDPVELGKHALEDLDANFVKKVKLGDLIVADTNFGCGSSREVAAVALKGAGVSGVVAKSFARIFYRNCINTGLPIFECPAGVDGISDGDAISVDAGNGVISNETTGKQFKATQFPQFMQDLIAKGGLLRYAEQRLAEKRAAKAKA; this comes from the coding sequence ATGATACTCAAGGGCACCGCGCACAAATACGGCAAGAACGTCGACACCGACGTCATCATTCCCGGCCGCTATTGCAACCTGATCGACCCGGTGGAACTGGGCAAACACGCCTTGGAAGATCTCGATGCGAACTTCGTCAAGAAGGTGAAGCTCGGCGACCTCATCGTGGCGGATACGAATTTCGGGTGCGGATCCTCGCGCGAAGTGGCGGCGGTGGCGCTCAAAGGAGCGGGAGTCTCCGGCGTGGTCGCCAAATCATTCGCGCGCATTTTTTACCGCAATTGCATCAACACCGGATTGCCGATCTTCGAGTGCCCGGCCGGCGTCGACGGCATCAGCGACGGCGACGCGATTTCGGTCGACGCGGGCAACGGCGTCATCTCCAATGAGACCACCGGCAAGCAGTTCAAGGCCACCCAGTTCCCGCAGTTCATGCAGGATCTCATCGCCAAAGGCGGGCTCTTGCGCTACGCGGAGCAACGCCTTGCAGAAAAGCGCGCGGCCAAGGCCAAGGCCTGA
- a CDS encoding Uma2 family endonuclease has protein sequence MSKVLDITVPETKPATEWVRGRALQKMSPRTAHAYAQTKFVVALDAWAERSGLGYVGSEWDFRIAPPGEAARPLVPDVAFLAFARLSQEEQDRTDFPRCAPNAAVEILSPGDLRADVEHKIGVYLAAGCEVVVEVDLRRRFVRAHDVHGEKTWHAGEWFEHPALPGFRLPVDSLFRPKR, from the coding sequence ATGTCTAAAGTTCTCGACATCACCGTTCCCGAAACCAAGCCCGCCACCGAATGGGTGCGTGGCCGCGCGCTCCAAAAGATGAGCCCGCGAACGGCGCATGCATACGCGCAGACGAAGTTCGTCGTCGCGTTGGACGCTTGGGCTGAGCGTAGCGGTCTCGGCTATGTCGGCAGCGAGTGGGATTTTCGAATCGCCCCGCCTGGCGAGGCCGCGCGGCCCTTGGTACCGGACGTCGCTTTTCTCGCATTCGCGCGACTGTCGCAAGAAGAACAGGACCGCACCGATTTTCCGCGCTGCGCTCCGAACGCGGCGGTTGAAATTCTATCGCCGGGCGATTTGCGTGCGGATGTCGAGCACAAGATCGGCGTGTACCTGGCGGCGGGCTGCGAGGTCGTCGTCGAGGTCGATCTGCGGCGTCGATTCGTCAGAGCGCATGATGTGCACGGCGAAAAGACATGGCACGCGGGTGAGTGGTTCGAGCATCCTGCCCTGCCCGGCTTCCGCCTTCCCGTCGATTCGCTTTTTCGACCGAAACGGTAA
- a CDS encoding 3-hydroxybutyryl-CoA dehydrogenase: MPEIKRVGVCGSGLMGSGIAQVAAAAGYDVVVLEAVQAALEKGLAGIKKSLERFVEKGTLKADDRDATLGRIKTTIRVEDLKDCDLVIEAIIENMPAKRELFAKLDALLAPHAIICSNTSSLCVVEMAVATKRPKQVAGLHFFNPVPLMKLVEVVKTILTSKETIDTLYAFAKKLAKTPILAQDTPGFIVNRLLVPYLLYAIRVYEQGLASREDIDEGMRLGCGHPMGPLTLLDFVGLDTTYYIAEIMFDEFKDPMFAPPPLLKRMVLAGMHGKKSGKGFYDYKGTP, encoded by the coding sequence ATGCCAGAAATCAAACGCGTCGGTGTCTGCGGCTCCGGGCTCATGGGGTCGGGCATCGCCCAAGTGGCGGCGGCGGCAGGCTACGACGTCGTCGTGCTCGAGGCCGTGCAGGCGGCGCTCGAAAAAGGCCTGGCCGGCATCAAGAAATCGCTGGAGAGGTTCGTCGAAAAGGGAACGCTCAAAGCCGACGATCGCGACGCGACGCTAGGCCGCATCAAGACCACGATCCGCGTCGAGGACCTCAAGGACTGCGACCTCGTCATCGAAGCGATCATCGAGAACATGCCTGCCAAACGCGAGCTGTTCGCAAAACTCGACGCGCTGCTCGCGCCGCATGCCATCATCTGCTCCAACACGTCGAGCTTGTGCGTGGTCGAGATGGCCGTCGCGACCAAGCGGCCCAAACAAGTCGCCGGCCTGCACTTCTTCAATCCCGTTCCGCTGATGAAACTGGTCGAAGTGGTCAAGACGATCCTCACGAGCAAGGAGACGATCGACACGCTGTATGCCTTTGCGAAGAAGCTCGCCAAGACGCCGATCCTCGCGCAAGACACGCCGGGCTTCATCGTCAATCGCCTGCTCGTGCCCTACCTTCTGTATGCGATTCGCGTCTACGAGCAAGGCTTGGCTTCGCGCGAAGATATCGACGAGGGCATGCGCCTCGGTTGCGGCCATCCGATGGGACCGCTCACGCTGCTGGATTTCGTCGGTTTGGACACCACGTATTATATCGCCGAGATCATGTTCGACGAATTCAAGGACCCGATGTTCGCGCCGCCGCCGCTACTGAAGCGCATGGTGCTCGCCGGAATGCACGGTAAGAAGTCCGGCAAAGGCTTCTACGACTATAAAGGAACGCCATGA
- a CDS encoding RDD family protein — protein sequence MGLYIARRLLALIVDLVGVTALLATSIQFALIHFGHLDAHAWVTFFRTMLFTGIGLFVYLWLSEWWFSSTLGKALFGLAVLNMHGGRVGVVASLLRNLFLPFDLLIVGFVLAVVTHRRRRLGDLIAGTAVINSRLGALSPIIAIVVLGGLGFLDYAYADGWKSAQNVSDNAQLYGPSLFLGQATPSPVPPIPERTAVPTEQPITVPTIAPTPVATPTEAATGGAATPTVGPGASPTATPAAGTTPTPGPIATPT from the coding sequence GTGGGTCTGTACATCGCGCGTCGGCTACTCGCGTTGATCGTCGATCTCGTCGGCGTCACCGCGCTGCTCGCGACGTCTATCCAATTCGCTTTGATACACTTCGGGCATCTCGACGCGCACGCGTGGGTCACGTTCTTCCGGACCATGCTGTTCACCGGAATCGGCCTGTTCGTGTACCTGTGGCTTTCCGAATGGTGGTTCAGCTCGACGCTGGGCAAAGCGCTCTTCGGCCTAGCCGTGCTCAACATGCACGGCGGCCGCGTCGGCGTGGTCGCCTCGCTGCTGCGAAATCTCTTCCTCCCGTTCGATCTGCTGATCGTCGGCTTCGTGCTCGCCGTCGTCACGCACCGCCGGCGGCGCCTGGGCGATCTCATCGCCGGCACCGCTGTGATCAACTCGCGGCTCGGCGCGCTCTCCCCGATCATCGCGATCGTCGTCTTGGGCGGGCTGGGCTTCCTTGACTATGCCTATGCAGACGGCTGGAAGTCCGCGCAAAATGTTTCAGATAACGCGCAGTTGTACGGTCCGTCGCTGTTCCTCGGTCAAGCGACGCCGTCGCCGGTGCCGCCCATCCCGGAGCGCACCGCGGTGCCGACCGAACAGCCGATAACGGTCCCGACGATCGCGCCTACGCCGGTTGCCACGCCGACCGAAGCCGCGACGGGCGGGGCCGCGACACCGACGGTGGGCCCGGGCGCGTCTCCTACGGCGACGCCGGCTGCCGGAACTACGCCGACTCCCGGACCGATCGCGACACCGACGTAA
- a CDS encoding acyl-CoA dehydrogenase family protein, with product MIDFELTAEQLMLAHTVRAFLADQISPDVQACDSAGTPLPGAFAKLAKLGIVGLPFPETYGGGGMDYVTLGLVCEELEYCDTSLRTMMSVHIGLAGCGIYQWGTEEQKQRLLRPLAMGTKLGAFALTEPDAGSDVAALKSSARREGDGYVLNGSKIWISCATQADIFLVFAKTDPAKGAHGISAFVVERESAGAALHTFSLHDKYGVRAGDTGGLSFHDLRVPVANRLGEEGEGFYVAMTCLETGRFTVAAGASGLIRACLDASVKYAHERHAFGVEIGRHQLVQEMIAQMALGYDAARLLYLRAGWMKNKGMRNTRETALAKWYATDAANRAADDTMQIHGAYGFSDEYPAARFLRNSRGSIIYEGTREIQKVMQGEYALGYRKDKPPRCELPPYKM from the coding sequence ATGATCGACTTCGAACTGACGGCGGAGCAGTTGATGCTCGCGCATACGGTCCGCGCGTTTTTGGCCGACCAGATCTCGCCAGACGTGCAGGCTTGTGATAGCGCCGGGACGCCGCTGCCCGGCGCGTTCGCGAAGCTCGCTAAACTTGGTATCGTAGGCTTGCCTTTCCCCGAAACCTACGGCGGCGGCGGGATGGACTACGTGACCCTCGGCCTCGTGTGCGAAGAGCTCGAATACTGCGACACTTCGTTGCGCACCATGATGTCGGTGCACATCGGTCTCGCCGGCTGCGGCATCTATCAGTGGGGCACGGAGGAGCAAAAGCAGCGGCTGCTGCGACCGCTTGCCATGGGCACGAAGCTGGGGGCCTTCGCTCTCACCGAACCCGACGCGGGCTCGGACGTCGCGGCGCTGAAATCCAGCGCGCGCCGTGAAGGTGACGGCTACGTCTTGAACGGCAGCAAGATCTGGATCTCGTGCGCGACCCAAGCCGACATCTTTCTCGTCTTTGCGAAGACCGATCCGGCCAAAGGTGCGCACGGCATCAGCGCGTTTGTCGTCGAGCGCGAGTCGGCCGGCGCGGCGCTGCACACGTTTTCGCTGCACGACAAATACGGCGTGCGCGCGGGCGACACCGGTGGCTTGTCGTTCCACGACCTTCGCGTTCCGGTGGCCAATCGGCTCGGCGAGGAAGGCGAAGGCTTTTATGTCGCGATGACGTGTCTTGAGACCGGGCGCTTCACGGTAGCCGCCGGAGCGAGCGGGCTCATCCGCGCCTGCCTCGATGCATCCGTCAAGTACGCGCACGAACGGCACGCCTTCGGCGTCGAGATCGGGCGCCACCAACTGGTCCAGGAGATGATCGCGCAAATGGCGCTTGGCTATGACGCTGCGCGCCTCTTGTATCTGCGCGCCGGCTGGATGAAGAACAAAGGCATGCGCAACACGCGCGAGACGGCGTTGGCGAAATGGTACGCCACCGACGCGGCCAACCGCGCGGCGGACGACACCATGCAGATCCACGGCGCGTACGGGTTTTCAGACGAATATCCGGCGGCGCGCTTTCTGCGCAACTCGCGCGGCAGCATCATCTATGAAGGCACGCGCGAAATCCAAAAGGTGATGCAGGGGGAGTACGCCCTGGGGTATCGCAAAGACAAGCCGCCGCGGTGCGAACTCCCGCCCTACAAGATGTAG
- a CDS encoding aquaporin, with protein MNEVEQPVRPEPERRIRHPLHRCLLAECTGTFVLTTVAAGGDVIDVVSGGQIGHVGKYLASGLILTGLIYSLSGMSGAHFNPAVTLAFALRGSFPWGRAAAYWLSQLVGAILAGGLLAAFFSVANLAKGASAPTLLSPLGMTLWEAVLAFILVSVILATTDERAVVGKNAAIAIGFTIAVLGLFSSPVSGASMNPARSLGPMIVAFSFDRWWCYVLGPLLGAIVAAGVVRLIHGQSAENAALPGE; from the coding sequence GTGAACGAGGTCGAACAGCCGGTCCGCCCGGAGCCGGAACGGCGAATCCGCCACCCGCTCCACCGCTGTCTTTTGGCGGAGTGCACTGGCACCTTCGTGCTGACCACCGTCGCCGCGGGCGGCGACGTCATTGACGTCGTCAGCGGTGGGCAAATCGGACACGTCGGAAAATATCTCGCGTCCGGACTCATCCTCACCGGGCTCATCTATTCGCTCAGCGGGATGTCGGGCGCTCATTTCAATCCGGCGGTAACGCTGGCGTTTGCGCTGCGTGGCTCATTCCCGTGGGGAAGGGCGGCTGCGTACTGGCTGAGTCAACTCGTCGGCGCGATTCTTGCGGGCGGCCTATTAGCAGCTTTTTTCTCCGTCGCAAATCTTGCGAAAGGCGCGAGCGCGCCCACGCTGCTGTCGCCGCTCGGGATGACGCTGTGGGAGGCGGTGCTCGCGTTCATCTTGGTGTCCGTGATCTTGGCCACGACCGATGAGCGGGCAGTGGTGGGGAAAAACGCCGCCATCGCGATCGGATTCACGATCGCCGTGCTCGGACTGTTCTCAAGTCCGGTGAGCGGAGCGTCCATGAACCCGGCCCGCTCCTTAGGCCCGATGATCGTCGCCTTTTCTTTCGACCGCTGGTGGTGTTACGTGTTGGGTCCGCTGCTCGGCGCGATTGTAGCGGCCGGTGTAGTGCGACTGATCCATGGCCAGTCGGCGGAAAACGCAGCATTGCCCGGAGAGTGA
- the leuC gene encoding 3-isopropylmalate dehydratase large subunit: MARPMTLTEKILAAHAGKADVAPGDIISIDLDLVMANELSAAVAITEFRKIKGADKVWDADKIALVPSHFTPNKDIATATLSTMMRDFAKEQGIQHYFEVGRGGIEHVVLPENGFVGPGMTIIGGDSHTTTYGGLGAFATGVGSTDIAAAFATGEMWVRVPQTIKLIFEGGLRKYVQGKDLILQTVGQLGVDGAIYGALEFTGPTIKELPISSRFTMANMSIEAGAKNGIFPVDAVAEAYCAAVGKKDYTVYHADKNAEYERTVMIDVSKIEPQVALPWLPENTRNASELNDIKIHQAVIGTCTNGRIEDMRQAAEVLKGRKVHPDVRCIVIPGSQKVYKQCIIEGLAEIFIDAGCVVSTPTCGPCVGGHMGVLSDGERCISTTNRNFRGRMGHVKSEVYLTGPYVAASSAIMGYICGPEQVSEAIPA, translated from the coding sequence ATGGCACGCCCGATGACTCTCACCGAGAAGATCCTCGCCGCTCACGCGGGCAAGGCGGATGTCGCGCCCGGCGACATCATCTCGATCGACCTCGACCTCGTCATGGCCAACGAGTTGTCGGCTGCGGTCGCGATCACCGAATTCCGCAAGATCAAGGGCGCGGACAAGGTCTGGGACGCCGACAAGATCGCGCTCGTGCCCAGTCACTTCACGCCGAACAAAGACATCGCCACCGCCACCCTCTCCACCATGATGCGCGATTTCGCCAAGGAGCAGGGCATCCAGCACTACTTCGAAGTCGGGCGCGGCGGCATCGAGCATGTGGTGTTGCCCGAGAACGGCTTCGTCGGTCCGGGCATGACGATCATCGGCGGCGACAGCCATACCACGACCTACGGCGGCCTGGGCGCGTTCGCAACGGGCGTCGGCAGCACGGACATCGCTGCGGCCTTCGCCACCGGCGAGATGTGGGTGCGCGTGCCGCAGACCATCAAATTGATTTTCGAAGGCGGCCTGCGCAAGTACGTGCAGGGCAAAGATCTCATCTTGCAGACCGTCGGCCAGCTGGGCGTGGACGGCGCCATCTACGGTGCGTTGGAGTTCACGGGACCGACCATCAAGGAGCTGCCCATCAGCAGCCGCTTCACCATGGCCAACATGTCGATCGAAGCGGGCGCGAAGAACGGCATCTTCCCTGTTGACGCGGTCGCCGAGGCCTATTGCGCGGCGGTCGGCAAGAAAGACTACACGGTCTATCACGCCGACAAAAACGCCGAGTACGAGCGGACGGTGATGATCGACGTCAGCAAGATCGAGCCGCAAGTCGCGCTGCCGTGGCTGCCGGAGAACACCAGGAACGCTTCGGAGCTCAACGACATCAAGATTCATCAGGCGGTGATCGGGACGTGCACCAACGGGCGCATCGAGGACATGCGCCAGGCCGCTGAGGTGCTCAAGGGGCGCAAGGTGCATCCGGACGTGCGCTGCATCGTCATCCCCGGCAGTCAGAAAGTCTACAAGCAGTGCATCATCGAGGGATTGGCGGAGATCTTCATCGATGCCGGCTGCGTGGTCTCGACGCCCACCTGCGGTCCGTGCGTCGGCGGACACATGGGCGTGCTCAGCGACGGCGAGCGCTGCATCTCGACGACGAACAGAAATTTCCGCGGCCGCATGGGCCACGTGAAGAGCGAAGTGTATCTCACCGGTCCGTACGTCGCGGCATCGTCAGCGATCATGGGCTACATCTGCGGCCCCGAGCAGGTCAGCGAGGCGATCCCCGCCTAA
- a CDS encoding methyltransferase, which produces MSFASLWARLLERLMPAGLRRQVHLHRLITGSWVGQAVSTAAILGLADAIGDSSRSAADIARAVGATEDGIYRLLRALAGQGFFNERRPRQFSITPLGRLLQSDHPDSLRAWAAYNGEGWHWRAWGELAQSVRTGEPGIARAPGAGLFDYLASHADAAAAFDAAMASLSNVRSRALISSLALHDASSVVDIGGGDGRLIRAIVEAYPHLRGTVYDLPPVVERARAAASGEGATERYAFTAGSFFERVPSGADVYLLKQVLHDWDDERATQILRNCRAAMGPGARLLIIELVIDESAAGAMAALSDLEMLALTGGRERTIDQYRALLESAGLRLARVRRTHSPFTILEAR; this is translated from the coding sequence TTGTCCTTCGCAAGCCTCTGGGCGAGACTGCTCGAGCGGCTCATGCCTGCGGGTCTGCGGCGTCAAGTGCATCTCCATCGGCTGATCACGGGTTCGTGGGTCGGCCAAGCCGTGTCGACCGCGGCGATTTTGGGCCTGGCCGATGCGATCGGTGACTCATCCCGGTCCGCGGCCGACATCGCGCGCGCGGTCGGCGCGACCGAGGACGGCATCTACCGGTTGTTGCGCGCGCTTGCCGGACAAGGTTTCTTCAATGAGCGCCGCCCGCGCCAGTTCAGCATAACGCCACTCGGCAGACTGTTGCAAAGCGATCATCCCGACTCGCTGCGCGCGTGGGCGGCGTACAACGGCGAAGGCTGGCACTGGCGGGCTTGGGGCGAGCTTGCTCAGAGCGTGCGCACGGGCGAGCCAGGCATAGCGCGCGCGCCCGGTGCAGGCCTGTTCGACTACCTTGCCTCGCACGCAGACGCGGCCGCAGCCTTCGATGCGGCGATGGCTTCGCTTTCGAACGTGCGCAGCCGCGCGCTGATCTCGTCGCTCGCGTTGCACGATGCGAGCTCGGTCGTCGACATCGGAGGCGGCGATGGGCGCTTGATCCGCGCGATCGTCGAGGCGTATCCGCACCTTCGGGGTACCGTGTACGATCTGCCGCCGGTGGTGGAGCGGGCGCGTGCCGCGGCAAGCGGCGAGGGGGCGACCGAACGATATGCGTTCACCGCCGGGAGTTTTTTCGAGCGCGTGCCTTCCGGCGCGGATGTGTATCTGCTAAAGCAGGTTCTGCACGATTGGGATGACGAGCGCGCGACCCAGATCCTGCGCAACTGCCGGGCCGCGATGGGGCCGGGCGCGCGGCTGCTCATCATCGAGCTCGTCATCGACGAGAGCGCGGCGGGCGCGATGGCGGCGCTGAGCGATCTCGAGATGCTTGCGCTCACCGGCGGCCGCGAGCGCACGATCGATCAATACCGCGCGCTCTTGGAAAGCGCCGGGCTCCGGCTCGCGCGCGTGCGCCGCACGCACTCGCCGTTCACGATACTAGAGGCTCGTTAG